In the Ascochyta rabiei chromosome 17, complete sequence genome, one interval contains:
- a CDS encoding Golgi transport complex subunit 3, variant 2, whose amino-acid sequence MEGESWYSSFVPRVAKKEEPPQQHRRRESLLRQPNENHADVERAEGIPETVEEGPAKFNGPPPATVARRAKSYSDFYSVVRAHIKKEKALVKKKSQENIANELDFAAWYGGVHEDLLEASHDEYKAYHVQLHLTSNHLGNVIADTNSTLDTLSSLSDSFKTVEAQTTAFREQCEGLISDQKRITKLAEDMEQNLRYYVYLEPTTKRLNAPGASKIVRGKEFTDMLANLDSCLEYMQAHTKHREAETYRSRYRLLLTRALTLIRVHFTEALREIAADVAKRIADRQLNDTTMSALLYAKFRIGAPELKKLGLEIQKRAVLPAGAAPGAEAEYQSLMNELYQSYSTTRGRLILPIVAKKTNEIAQAPSTSKDLVAFARSSISYIRGICIDEHDLWREWFDGDGGMYDFLEAMCEPLYDHLRPRTIHETQILKLCELCTLLQTRYMEDDEDEQSPVEADKLDFSVLVHPALQDAQNRLVFLSLAILRDDIERYKPKPEDLNYPAKNVKLAGQGAKSNQPVLSGKKQKKSEIPPTPTMPKTPMVVEEDDPDSRWNFNTEAAFKDWYPTLRKAIWLLSKIYRLVHSSVFDDLAHHIVHSTTMSLTQASALITKSASPTDAALFLVSHLLLLKQQIVAFDIEFVTPETDIKYDIWSVTNTFWELRERGGLFNPRNLVGLLIPKVVDNMLDAKAEVDARLRQAINDFTGQFVARMVAPIDTKNNKKVPVAEAPARTAKIRQNVEQETPFLRGKLEEYISDARTREMLVAAVMESVTQTYEDWFDTSYTPSLNGTNGTGRSGKGKGREDGVWDPDVFHEWCTNTFRVGNLGLGIVDDDDEHSDLNGDDSDTDSMGAVSGRTGTMRTGATGRGLSIR is encoded by the exons ATGGAGGGAGAGTCGTGGTACAGTTCCTTCGTGCCTCGCGTGGCCAAGAAGGAGGAGCCACCGCAGCAGCACCGCCGCCGCGAGAGTCTGCTGCGCCAGCCCAAC GAGAACCACGCTGACGTCGAGCGCGCAGAAGGAATCCCTGAGACCGTAGAGGAAGGCCCGGCGAAGTTCAATGGACCCCCACCGGCCACCGTGGCCAGACGCGCCAAGTCCTACAGCGACTTCTACTCGGTAGTGCGGGCACACATCAAGAAAGAGAAGGCGCTGGTGAAGAAGAAGTCGCAGGAAAACATCGCCAACGAGCTCGACTTTGCTGCCTGGTATGGAGGCGTCCACGAGGACCTGCTCGAGGCCAGCCACGACGAGTACAAGGCCTACCATGTCCAGCTACATCTGACGAGCAACCACCTGGGCAACGTGATCGCCGACACCAACTCGACCCTCGACACCCTCTCTTCCCTCTCTGACTCGTTCAAAACCGTCGAGGCACAGACAACTGCCTTCCGCGAACAGTGCGAGGGCCTGATCAGCGACCAGAAGCGCATCACGAAGCTTGCCGAAGACATGGAACAAAACTTGCGCTACTACGTCTACCTGGAGCCTACCACAAAGCGTCTCAACGCACCAGGCGCATCGAAGATTGTGCGAGGCAAAGAGTTTACAGACATGCTGGCGAACCTCGACAGCTGTCTCGAGTACATGCAGGCCCACACGAAGCACCGCGAGGCCGAGACCTACCGTTCAAGATATCGCTTGCTTCTCACACGAGCCCTCACGCTGATCCGAGTCCACTTCACCGAAGCCTTGCGCGAGATCGCCGCCGATGTTGCGAAGAGGATCGCCGACCGTCAACTGAACGACACTACCATGTCTGCACTGCTGTACGCCAAGTTTCGTATTGGTGCGCCAGAGCTGAAGAAGCTGGGGCTGGAGATACAGAAGCGAGCGGTTCTGCCAGCAGGTGCAGCGCCAGGCGCCGAGGCAGAATATCAAAGCTTGATGAACGAGCTATATCAGAGCTACTCCACCACCCGTGGACGTCTGATTTTACCAATCGTTGCAAAGAAGACCAACGAGATTGCGCAAGCACCGAGCACGTCGAAAGACCTGGTGGCGTTCGCGCGCAGCAGTATCAGCTACATCCGTGGCATCTGCATCGACGAGCACGACCTATGGCGTGAGTGGTTTGACGGCGATGGCGGAATGTACGACTTCCTCGAAGCAATGTGTGAGCCGCTCTATGATCATCTGCGACCTCGGACTATCCATGAAACGCAAATCCTCAAGCTTTGCGAGCTTTGCACACTTCTGCAGACCCGTTACATGGAGGATGACGAAGACGAGCAGTCTCCTGTCGAAGCAGACAAGCTCGACTTTTCTGTCTTGGTACACCCTGCTCTGCAAGACGCGCAGAACCGACTTGTGTTCTTGTCGTTAGCCATCTTGCGGGACGACATCGAGCGCTACAAGCCGAAGCCCGAAGACTTGAACTACCCAGCCAAGAACGTGAAACTGGCAGGGCAGGGCGCGAAGTCAAATCAGCCTGTACTTTCAGGGAAGAAGCAAAAGAAGTCAGAGATTCCACCAACCCCAACAATGCCAAAGACGCCTATGGTGGTCGAAGAGGACGATCCCGACTCGCGTTGGAACTTCAACACAGAAGCCGCGTTCAAAGACTGGTACCCGACGCTGAGGAAAGCCATATGGCTGCTCAGTAAGATTTATCGGCTGGTGCAT TCTTCCGTTTTTGACGACCTGGCGCATCACATCGTTCACAGCACTACGATGTCGCTCACACAAGCCAGCGCGTTGATCACCAAGTCCGCGTCTCCAACCGATGCGGCACTCTTTCTTGTCTCACATCTCCTTCTGCTCAAGCAACAGATTGTAGCTTTCGACATCGAGTTTGTGACGCCAGAAACGGATATCAAGTACGACATATGGAGCGTCACCAACACCTTCTGGGAGTTGCGCGAACGAGGAGGGCTTTTCAACCCACGCAACCTTGTTGGCCTGCTCATTCCCAAGGTCGTCGACAACATGCTTGACGCAAAAGCAGAAGTAGACGCGCGACTGCGACAGGCAATCAACGACTTCACTGGCCAGTTCGTTGCCCGGATGGTAGCACCTATCGACACGAAAAACAACAAGAAGGTGCCAGTTGCTGAGGCGCCAGCGCGCACGGCCAAGATACGGCAGAATGTCGAGCAGGAAACCCCGTTCCTGCGCGGTAAGCTCGAAGAGTACATCAGTGATGCCCGGACCCGCGAGATGCTTGTAGCAGCTGTCATGGAGTCTGTAACACAGACCTACGAAGACTGGTTCGATACTTCCTACACGCCTTCACTAAACGGGACAAATGGAACGGGAAGAAGCGGGAAGGGCAAGGGTAGGGAAGACGGTGTTTGGGATCCCGACGTGTTCCATGAGTGGTGCACCAATACGTTCAGAGTTGGCAACCTTGGGCTAGGCAtcgtcgacgacgacgacgaacaCTCCGACTTGAATGGCGACGACAGTGACACGGATAGCATGGGCGCCGTCAGCGGGAGGACGGGCACAATGAGAACTGGGGCCACAGGGAGAGGGCTGAGTATTAGATAG
- a CDS encoding Ubiquitinyl hydrolase 1, whose product MCRTLLPERPPVDPRHLHLLPPHSSCVRDLVLSSPPSYSDAMAAHTISGTMLQDKSSVPDAGKNTSHDEPTASPTTNRSASKPEQSGEVLGDEVVDGSDVKRERSQDASLASKRCLPEPCTNEEEPESKNMKRSCTSLNGNAEPTPEISKETWQGFCEIESEPAYFATILRDMGVQGINVREVFAMEPWFLETLPQPTYGLILLYRYRDNGSSERPTEAPRPLWFANQLPAQNSCATLAMINIIMNSTDVEIGDHLQQFKDFTEDFTPYQRGEALASFDFVKKIHNSFAKRMDMLEADKHLSYKVKKAQRLLKDKKARRKSTDSAATDDSAEGYEDNAHHFIAYIPAGNEVWMLDGFNAQPTSVAQFDTERGETWLSLAAESILSIMADEGHEYTSFAITQSPLLPLREQACLAIDTIKHIELRLDHISRDWRSLATDEPSPPNLQMLGIEDQLSLHTVPDTVATAISNEEMPALVERRKQVFIDLDQLAADIASETQTEAEETQKAAQRRYDCGPVIKMWAEMLAGNGFLEGNLDGFMPSSSRDKKAKK is encoded by the coding sequence ATGTGCCGCACACTTTTACCTGAACGCCCACCAGTCGACCCTAGACATCTCCACCTTCTGCCACCGCACTCATCCTGCGTACGCGATCTTGTCTTGTCCTCTCCGCCATCCTACTCAGACGCAATGGCCGCTCACACGATATCTGGTACTATGTTACAAGACAAGAGCTCCGTGCCAGATGCAGGCAAGAATACCAGTCACGATGAACCAACAGCTTCACCGACCACCAACAGATCCGCCAGTAAACCAGAGCAGTCTGGCGAAGTACTCGGCGATGAGGTTGTTGATGGGAGTGACGTCAAACGCGAGCGATCCCAAGACGCGTCTCTAGCCAGCAAGAGGTGTCTGCCCGAGCCATGCACCAATGAAGAAGAACCTGAGTCTAAGAACATGAAGCGATCCTGCACATCCCTAAATGGCAACGCTGAGCCTACGCCGGAGATCAGCAAAGAGACATGGCAAGGCTTTTGCGAAATTGAATCGGAGCCGGCCTACTTTGCCACTATCCTACGAGATATGGGCGTACAAGGCATCAATGTCCGGGAGGTTTTCGCAATGGAGCCATGGTTTTTGGAAACACTTCCACAGCCCACCTACGGTCTGATTCTGCTTTACCGGTATCGTGACAATGGCTCTTCTGAACGGCCCACGGAGGCGCCACGCCCCTTGTGGTTCGCCAACCAGCTCCCAGCTCAGAACAGTTGTGCAACATTAGCCATGATCAACATCATCATGAATAGCACCGATGTTGAGATCGGAGATCACCTGCAGCAATTCAAAGACTTTACGGAAGACTTTACACCCTATCAGCGAGGTGAGGCGCTCGCCAGTTTTGACTTTGTTAAGAAGATACACAACTCCTTTGCAAAGAGGATGGATATGCTTGAAGCAGACAAGCATCTCTCTTATAAAGTCAAGAAAGCACAGCGTCTTCTCAAGGACAAAAAGGCTCGACGCAAATCTACCGATTCTGCAGCTACAGATGATAGCGCTGAAGGCTATGAAGACAATGCACATCACTTCATAGCATATATCCCAGCAGGCAACGAAGTCTGGATGCTCGACGGTTTTAACGCACAGCCAACAAGTGTAGCCCAATTCGATACAGAGCGAGGGGAGACCTGGCTTTCTCTGGCTGCGGAGTCCATACTCTCCATCATGGCTGATGAGGGCCACGAGTATACCAGTTTTGCCATCACACAGTCCCCCCTGCTGCCCCTTCGCGAGCAGGCTTGCCTTGCAATCGACACCATCAAACACATTGAGTTACGTCTGGATCACATTTCGAGAGACTGGAGGTCTCTTGCTACCGACGAACCATCCCCACCAAATCTTCAAATGCTCGGTATCGAAGATCAGCTATCTCTGCACACTGTGCCGGATACAGTGGCGACAGCTATCTCGAACGAGGAAATGCCCGCTCTGGTTGAACGACGGAAACAAGTTTTCATAGACCTGGACCAGCTTGCAGCAGATATCGCGTCAGAAACGCAGACCGAAGCTGAGGAGACCCAGAAGGCTGCCCAGCGGCGGTACGATTGCGGGCCTGTGATCAAGATGTGGGCAGAGATGCTCGCCGGCAACGGGTTTCTGGAGGGAAATCTCGATGGCTTTATGCCTTCTAGCAGCCGAGACAAGAAGGCGAAGAAATGA
- a CDS encoding WSC domain, producing the protein MVSFTLTSALVLAATLMMASAQETSSDPFWGTVTTPSAIASPTTTIAANAMETIGCFETGTPLSNYGFYEYQSPGNCQFVCLQYGKNVLGLSNGVDCWCGDQIPALDWQVNNSTCATTCGGTDKELCGGANKLWVMLTGNTRNKVGYFSIPADSSSSAKTSSTAASTSSATTASPSPSPSKTASTNSDSKPNTAGIAAGVVVGVVGLAAIIGGVWFFLRRRRQHQAEEDYRRNAAGVNDFINGGKTGASSLNDSRIDPSFMDRRQSNGSIADNEDYSRRILKVTNV; encoded by the exons ATGGTCTCCTTCACTCTCACATCCGCCTTGGTCCTCGCCGCCACCCTGATGATGGCATCCGCCCAGGAAACAAGCTCCGACCCCTTCTGGGGCACCGTGACAACACCTTCCGCCATTGCTTCGCCGACAACCACCATAGCCGCCAACGCCATGGAGACGATCGGCTGCTTCGAGACCGGCACACCTCTGTCCAACTACGGCTTCTACGAGTACCAGAGCCCTGGTAACTGCCAGTTTGTGTGCCTCCAATACGGGAAGAACGTTCTCGGTCTGTCCAACGGTGTCGATTGCTGGTGCGGAGACCAGATCCCCGCACTGGATTGGCAGGTCAACAACAGCACCTGCGCTACAACATGTGGAGGAACCGATAAAGAGCTGT GCGGTGGAGCCAACAAGCTCTGGGTCATGCTTACCGGAAACACACGCAACAAAGTCGGGTACTTTTCCATCCCTGCAGACTCCTCATCGTCAGCAAAGACGTCATCGACTGCAGCATCCACCTCATCCGCTACCACCGCCTCCCCCTCCCCCTCCCCATCCAAGACGGCCTCCACCAACTCGGACAGCAAGCCGAACACGGCCGGTATCGCCGCAGGAGTAGTCGTCGGTGTCGTCGGCCTTGCTGCCATTATCGGTGGCGTCTGGTTTTTCCTGCGACGCAGACGTCAGCACCAGGCCGAGGAGGACTACCGTCGCAACGCAGCCGGCGTCAACGACTTCATCAACGGAGGCAAGACCGGTGCCTCCTCCCTAAACGATTCACGCATCGACCCCAGCTTCATGGACCGAAGGCAGAGCAACGGGAGCATCGCAGACAACGAAGACTACTCGAGGAGGATATTGAAG GTCACCAATGTATGA
- a CDS encoding Golgi transport complex subunit 3, whose translation MEGIPETVEEGPAKFNGPPPATVARRAKSYSDFYSVVRAHIKKEKALVKKKSQENIANELDFAAWYGGVHEDLLEASHDEYKAYHVQLHLTSNHLGNVIADTNSTLDTLSSLSDSFKTVEAQTTAFREQCEGLISDQKRITKLAEDMEQNLRYYVYLEPTTKRLNAPGASKIVRGKEFTDMLANLDSCLEYMQAHTKHREAETYRSRYRLLLTRALTLIRVHFTEALREIAADVAKRIADRQLNDTTMSALLYAKFRIGAPELKKLGLEIQKRAVLPAGAAPGAEAEYQSLMNELYQSYSTTRGRLILPIVAKKTNEIAQAPSTSKDLVAFARSSISYIRGICIDEHDLWREWFDGDGGMYDFLEAMCEPLYDHLRPRTIHETQILKLCELCTLLQTRYMEDDEDEQSPVEADKLDFSVLVHPALQDAQNRLVFLSLAILRDDIERYKPKPEDLNYPAKNVKLAGQGAKSNQPVLSGKKQKKSEIPPTPTMPKTPMVVEEDDPDSRWNFNTEAAFKDWYPTLRKAIWLLSKIYRLVHSSVFDDLAHHIVHSTTMSLTQASALITKSASPTDAALFLVSHLLLLKQQIVAFDIEFVTPETDIKYDIWSVTNTFWELRERGGLFNPRNLVGLLIPKVVDNMLDAKAEVDARLRQAINDFTGQFVARMVAPIDTKNNKKVPVAEAPARTAKIRQNVEQETPFLRGKLEEYISDARTREMLVAAVMESVTQTYEDWFDTSYTPSLNGTNGTGRSGKGKGREDGVWDPDVFHEWCTNTFRVGNLGLGIVDDDDEHSDLNGDDSDTDSMGAVSGRTGTMRTGATGRGLSIR comes from the exons ATGG AAGGAATCCCTGAGACCGTAGAGGAAGGCCCGGCGAAGTTCAATGGACCCCCACCGGCCACCGTGGCCAGACGCGCCAAGTCCTACAGCGACTTCTACTCGGTAGTGCGGGCACACATCAAGAAAGAGAAGGCGCTGGTGAAGAAGAAGTCGCAGGAAAACATCGCCAACGAGCTCGACTTTGCTGCCTGGTATGGAGGCGTCCACGAGGACCTGCTCGAGGCCAGCCACGACGAGTACAAGGCCTACCATGTCCAGCTACATCTGACGAGCAACCACCTGGGCAACGTGATCGCCGACACCAACTCGACCCTCGACACCCTCTCTTCCCTCTCTGACTCGTTCAAAACCGTCGAGGCACAGACAACTGCCTTCCGCGAACAGTGCGAGGGCCTGATCAGCGACCAGAAGCGCATCACGAAGCTTGCCGAAGACATGGAACAAAACTTGCGCTACTACGTCTACCTGGAGCCTACCACAAAGCGTCTCAACGCACCAGGCGCATCGAAGATTGTGCGAGGCAAAGAGTTTACAGACATGCTGGCGAACCTCGACAGCTGTCTCGAGTACATGCAGGCCCACACGAAGCACCGCGAGGCCGAGACCTACCGTTCAAGATATCGCTTGCTTCTCACACGAGCCCTCACGCTGATCCGAGTCCACTTCACCGAAGCCTTGCGCGAGATCGCCGCCGATGTTGCGAAGAGGATCGCCGACCGTCAACTGAACGACACTACCATGTCTGCACTGCTGTACGCCAAGTTTCGTATTGGTGCGCCAGAGCTGAAGAAGCTGGGGCTGGAGATACAGAAGCGAGCGGTTCTGCCAGCAGGTGCAGCGCCAGGCGCCGAGGCAGAATATCAAAGCTTGATGAACGAGCTATATCAGAGCTACTCCACCACCCGTGGACGTCTGATTTTACCAATCGTTGCAAAGAAGACCAACGAGATTGCGCAAGCACCGAGCACGTCGAAAGACCTGGTGGCGTTCGCGCGCAGCAGTATCAGCTACATCCGTGGCATCTGCATCGACGAGCACGACCTATGGCGTGAGTGGTTTGACGGCGATGGCGGAATGTACGACTTCCTCGAAGCAATGTGTGAGCCGCTCTATGATCATCTGCGACCTCGGACTATCCATGAAACGCAAATCCTCAAGCTTTGCGAGCTTTGCACACTTCTGCAGACCCGTTACATGGAGGATGACGAAGACGAGCAGTCTCCTGTCGAAGCAGACAAGCTCGACTTTTCTGTCTTGGTACACCCTGCTCTGCAAGACGCGCAGAACCGACTTGTGTTCTTGTCGTTAGCCATCTTGCGGGACGACATCGAGCGCTACAAGCCGAAGCCCGAAGACTTGAACTACCCAGCCAAGAACGTGAAACTGGCAGGGCAGGGCGCGAAGTCAAATCAGCCTGTACTTTCAGGGAAGAAGCAAAAGAAGTCAGAGATTCCACCAACCCCAACAATGCCAAAGACGCCTATGGTGGTCGAAGAGGACGATCCCGACTCGCGTTGGAACTTCAACACAGAAGCCGCGTTCAAAGACTGGTACCCGACGCTGAGGAAAGCCATATGGCTGCTCAGTAAGATTTATCGGCTGGTGCAT TCTTCCGTTTTTGACGACCTGGCGCATCACATCGTTCACAGCACTACGATGTCGCTCACACAAGCCAGCGCGTTGATCACCAAGTCCGCGTCTCCAACCGATGCGGCACTCTTTCTTGTCTCACATCTCCTTCTGCTCAAGCAACAGATTGTAGCTTTCGACATCGAGTTTGTGACGCCAGAAACGGATATCAAGTACGACATATGGAGCGTCACCAACACCTTCTGGGAGTTGCGCGAACGAGGAGGGCTTTTCAACCCACGCAACCTTGTTGGCCTGCTCATTCCCAAGGTCGTCGACAACATGCTTGACGCAAAAGCAGAAGTAGACGCGCGACTGCGACAGGCAATCAACGACTTCACTGGCCAGTTCGTTGCCCGGATGGTAGCACCTATCGACACGAAAAACAACAAGAAGGTGCCAGTTGCTGAGGCGCCAGCGCGCACGGCCAAGATACGGCAGAATGTCGAGCAGGAAACCCCGTTCCTGCGCGGTAAGCTCGAAGAGTACATCAGTGATGCCCGGACCCGCGAGATGCTTGTAGCAGCTGTCATGGAGTCTGTAACACAGACCTACGAAGACTGGTTCGATACTTCCTACACGCCTTCACTAAACGGGACAAATGGAACGGGAAGAAGCGGGAAGGGCAAGGGTAGGGAAGACGGTGTTTGGGATCCCGACGTGTTCCATGAGTGGTGCACCAATACGTTCAGAGTTGGCAACCTTGGGCTAGGCAtcgtcgacgacgacgacgaacaCTCCGACTTGAATGGCGACGACAGTGACACGGATAGCATGGGCGCCGTCAGCGGGAGGACGGGCACAATGAGAACTGGGGCCACAGGGAGAGGGCTGAGTATTAGATAG
- a CDS encoding pig-Q, translating into MGAHNGLMRIFWPSDAPNGPQSGVLVGFRNSELDVFVVSILQEVELRNVENALVVGTLLRHSPHDIKELLARCGHTSLRVLGEVNPKAPAEHVHKNLLSAYTDPSNRLPRWYCPADMLSTIQIVVYDRPDPMRMQYLSLTPIALALGDKSISEKWDMAFEKHEAEEEQRKRKKAMLVEKLKLHKVVAHPPTPKEAALPTLIEQVNCSSELDALLQQNIGMIGRRMKRALSVSERVVESANNLRDYIYASLWYFLTVWLWPIAAQLFVLGLMAHRIAGEYILRVLDWRLSPDSPALKDISATAQQIDIRLQQFCYWPIQYLTLRKRKASWGSITNSHPEYIRFYNSLWLVANDVIMGIALGSYIIENSSFVAAQVDTIFSAWSIEGLRRMISWLTGWPPPGGLKLNTELAAFLGDLFLWVIEYWAGIMSILRPHLPALIQIIGYSAFAGATMPISLFSDIVSLLTLHIYSFYIASARIFHWQLTIIISLFHLFRGKKRNILRNRIDSCDYDLDQLLLGTILFTLQFFLLPTVFVFYLTFASARVAVIALKAGLEIGLACLNHFPLFAVMLRLKDSRRLPGGICFELQGSTDSKSHLRDELDPAPIAYIRLKSVPLPLGAMFQSYFELGNRIRKHYFSPSVFLSLASGQFVPPIHRRNLYSLQYSMLPADRVSIGELWKQLTERDVKSSHRPNGHARMPSFEGVINGRRRRAAK; encoded by the exons ATGGGCGCACACAATGGGCTGATGCGCATATTCTGGCCATCAGACGCACCGAACGGACCTCAATCTGGCGTCCTGGTAGGGTTCAGAAACTCGGAATTGGATGTCTTTGTCGTCTCCATCCTACAAGAAGTCGAG CTTCGCAATGTCGAGAACGCGCTGGTAGTAGGCACTCTGCTACGACATAGCCCGCACGACATCAAAGAGCTGCTTGCGCGATGTGGACACACCTCTCTGCGTGTCCTGGGTGAGGTCAACCCCAAGGCACCAGCGGAGCATGTCCACAAGAACCTCCTCTCTGCGTACACCGATCCGTCGAACCGCCTGCCGCGATGGTACTGCCCTGCCGACATGCTGTCGACCATACAAATCGTTGTCTACGACCGACCAGACCCAATGCGCATGCAGTACCTCTCGTTGACGCCAATCGCACTTGCTCTGGGAGACAAGAGCATCAGCGAGAAATGGGACATGGCTTTTGAGAAGCATGAAGCTGAGGAAGAACAacggaagaggaagaaggcaaTGCTCGTCGAGAAGCTGAAGTTGCACAAAGTAGTCGCACACCCACCTACTCCGAAAGAGGCCGCGTTGCCCACTCTCATTGAGCAGGTGAACTGTTCTTCTGAGCTGGATGCGCTTCTGCAGCAGAACATCGGCATGATCGGCAGGCGCATGAAACGTGCCTTGAGCGTCAGCGAGCGAGTCGTCGAGTCAGCGAACAATCTGCGGGACTACATCTACGCTAGCTTATGGTACTTCTTGACGGTCTGGTTATGGCCCATAGCCGCACAGCTCTTCGTCCTCGGCTTGATGGCTCACCGCATAGCGGGCGAGTACATCTTGCGTGTCCTCGACTGGCGGCTGTCACCTGACTCGCCTGCGTTGAAAGACATATCTGCGACAGCGCAGCAGATCGACATACGATTACAGCAGTTCTGCTACTGGCCGATCCAGTATCTCACGCTGCGCAAGAGGAAGGCTAGCTGGGGAAGCATCACGAACAGTCACCCGGAGTACATTCGTTTCTACAACAGCCTGTGGCTAGTCGCCAACGATGTCATCATGGGCATTGCTCTGGGTTCCTATATCATCGAGAATTCTTCGTTCGTCGCCGCACAGGTCGACACCATCTTCAGTGCTTGGTCAATTGAAGGTCTGCGACGTATGATCTCCTGGCTCACAGGTTGGCCACCACCGGGAGGTCTGAAGCTCAACACCGAGCTTGCAGCTTTCCTGGGCGACCTGTTTCTTTGGGTCATCGAATACTGGGCTG GAATCATGTCCATACTGCGACCCCATCTGCCGGCCCTAATCCAGATCATTGGCTATTCGGCCTTTGCTGGTGCTACGATGCCTATTTCGCTCTTCTCGGACATCGTGTCTTTGTTGACGCTACACATTTATTCTTTCTACATCGCCTCCGCTCGCATCTTCCACTGGCAGCTGACCATCATCATCTCTCTCTTCCACCTCTTCCGTGGCAAGAAGCGCAACATCCTTCGAAACCGAATCGATTCCTGCGACTACGACCTAGACCAGCTACTGTTGGGTACAATACTCTTCACACTGCAGTTTTTCTTGCTGCCGACAGTGTTCGTCTTCTACTTGACGTTCGCAAGTGCAAGGGTGGCTGTCATCGCGCTGAAGGCTGGGCTTGAGATTGGGTTAGCATGTCTGAACCACTTTCCTCTCTTCGCGGTCATGCTCAGGCTCAAAGATTCGCGACGACTGCCAG GTGGCATATGCTTCGAGTTGCAAGGCTCAACGGATAGCAAGTCGCATCTCAGAGACGAGCTTGACCCAGCACCGATCGCCTACATTCGCCTCAAG TCTGTCCCTCTACCCCTCGGCGCCATGTTCCAGTCTTACTTCGAGCTTGGTAACCGCATACGGAAGCATTACTTCTCGCCGAGCGTTTTCCTCAGCCTGGCATCTGGCCAATTTGTGCCACCCATCCATCGGAGAAATCTGTATAGTTTGCAGTACAGCATGCTTCCGGCCGATCGAGTCAGTATCGGCGAGCTTTGGAAGCAGCTCACGGAGCGGGATGTCAAATCCTCGCACAGGCCTAACGGGCATGCTCGGATGCCCTCGTTCGAAGGAGTGATCAATGGACGGAGAAGGAGAGCTGCTAAGTAA